The Littorina saxatilis isolate snail1 linkage group LG1, US_GU_Lsax_2.0, whole genome shotgun sequence nucleotide sequence gaacgtttgttattgacaaaacaatacattcacacacaccaccacactTTTTCACTGTTCTGGAATTTGCAAAAATATTAAGTTCCAGATGCAAGTGCCTCTGTATTCAGATCCCTTTGCCTAAAATTAATAGAATTGGATAAAATCAAGCCCTTTTTTAATCTCAATTTCAGGGAACAGAATATCTTCCCAACTCGGATCAAACCAAAGAGGTCCCTGAGACCTATGTTGTGCAGCGATACATTGAAAACCCTTACCTCATTGGTGGACGCAAGTTTGACATCAGGATCTATGTTCTTGTCACCTCAGTAAGTATACGTTCTGAAgtatatgtacatgtatgtttttACTGAGTTTCTGATGGCCGGTgcgttcttttgtgtgtgtgtgtgcgtgtgtttgtacgCATGTAaatatgtgtatgtctgtgggtTTCTGTGTGTCATATAAGACAAAGCTGTACATAGTTTaaatgatttgatttgaatTCCTTCACTTCTGCCAATAATCTTCTGCACCTTGTCATACAGCTCTGTTTACGATCAGAGAGCAAGAGACGAAAGTGTCTGTTTCGTGTATTAGTATTCACCCTTACATGTATGATTATATTACAGTGATTTTGCTGTTGATGTGTAAACTTGATCGAACTATACTTGTATTTTTTTCAGCCATATAAAaaatgtctgtgtctctgtgttgcAGTATACCCCGTTACGGGTTTGGTTGTATCGCAGTGGTTTTGCTCGCTTCTCCAACACCAGATTCTCCCTGGAGTCTATTGAAAACAGCTGTATCCTTGAGTTCATTTGTGCTTTTCACAACTAGTTTACTGATCTATCTCAAGAGCTAAGGAAGCTATGTTTGTCTGAGAAATGTTACAACACAATTTAAATCCATAGCAATAACTGTAATGTGAGACCCCCTAAGATGAGAGGTAACTtccaaacaagcaagacatccAGACTGCTGGTTAGTTTACCAAAGAGAATATCACTGTCTTGAGACAAACGCCTCAAATAAAGGGAAATTTTTGGCATGCTGCCCActtatatttgtattgttgtttttgcaGTGAATATTTGCCTCTTGTTTAATTGTTTTGCTTTTTAGTGTTGGGCGGATTCTTGGTAGTGAGttctcagttgttgtttttttattatttttttttgggacGAGATTTTCTTTAACATGAACACAAGACGTTCATCTGACAAATGTGGCTGTCCAGAAGACGGCACCAGACTACGACCCGGAGAAAGGCTGCAAGTGGTCCTTACAGCAGCTGCGTATGTACCTCACTGCCAAGCATGGGGTAGAGAATGTAAGTCTCCAGCCATAGTTCTGCCTTTTTTCTGATATTCATTTATGTTCCTGTATCTAGCTACATGCAACACTTAAATTATGTTTAGAGGCAAATAAATAAGCCAGTCAAACAGAAGTGTGTTTGGGCTAATGTAATATCCCTATAAAAATCAGCTTTGCTGAACACAAAAATGTTCAAGAACATACCAGGCAACAATAGCAGTctgaccctatcacaaacagctgcgactactgcgtcaccctgtcacattcCTGGTGGCTTGTTTGTTGAAGCCCACACAATATGCTGGTCACTACCTGCCAATACTGTTTTGTTATTGACCTATACATGTGATGACCACAAGCTGGTTGGTCAACTTAACGGACTGCTGAAACATCCATCCAAAATAACCACTGACCAACCAGTATATTGTCCAGTTTGTTGAACAAGGACTCGTGTGTTATAAAAGTaccaggggcggggatgtagctcagtcggtagagcgctggatttgtattcagttggccgctgtcagcgtgagttcgtccccacgttcggcaagagatttatttctcagagtcaactttgtgtgcagactctcctcggtgtccgaacacccccgtgtgtacacgcaagcacaagaccaagtgcgcacgaaaaagatcctgtaatccatgtcagagttcggtgggttatagaaacacgaaaatacccagcatgcttccaccaaaagcggcgtatggctgcctaaatggcggggtaaaaaacgttcatacacgtaaaatttcactcgtgcaaaaaacacgagtgttcgtgggagtttcagcccacgaacgcagaagaagaagaagataaaagtACCTATATGgcttcaaaaaaaaaatcaaattccaaggAATTAGATGACATTAAGTAAGTGTATGAGGGGTTCTATGCACAGGGAATTCTGGTCTGTACTGTATAGACTGTCCTTGATTGAGCACAAAGTTGACTTGGCAAAGGCATTTTACCAAagattcagtgccaaagcttcgtgcgcCAGCCTCACCCAATTATTTTGAGGCTTTCACTGAAGTACTTCTGGGAGTAGTTTATCTTTAAAACATGTTGCACTTTATTGGGCTTTGTGTGCAGGTGGAGCAGCTGTTCAAGGACATCAACGAGATCTTCATCTACAGCCTGCAGAGCTGCCAGCGAGTCATCATCAATGACAAGCACTGCTTCGAGCTGTACGGCTACGACATCCTTATTGACGCAAACCTCAAACCGTAAGTGTTACATCAGTGGTGCTCTCAGATACTGTTTGGATCTGCCGcattgctttttttgttgttgacatggAGGTCTTCTGACAATCAATTTTTCTACTAAACGGACAAAGCTATAGAGCATCTGGACCCATACATAGTTTCTATCCAGGTTcaactgacctattgtcttctGAGTCTGGCAATAACACAGTTGCATCATTAACCGCAAACTCTGTTTTGAGCTGCATGGCTAGGATTATATACTCATAGGAAAAAGTTAGGGACCActtacgcaaacaaacacagcttccaaaccaccaaacaaaattgaatcaaATTTGTAACATGTTTAATTCATTATCTCTGCGATCCTTTTCCAAAATATggtgacatttcattcacgcatTACAtgtcaacaagctctgaaacaaCATGGGGGTCGAAAACAAAATTTGCAAGTTCCGAACAGTTCAGTAATGGGTGTGTCCACCGCGTTTTGCGATGCCTTCTGCAGTCCTGTTCCGCATCGAGTTTACCAGCTTCCTGCAGAAGGCCTGAGGAATGGCCTGCCATTCCATTTGCAGGAACTGAAGCAGTTGCTGCAGGTTCCTTGGGGGTGGGTGGTTGTTCCTCACTCGCCTGTCCAGCTCATCCCACAGGTGCTCGATGGGGTTGAAATCAGGGCTGCAGGCCGGCCAGTTCATCCTGGTGACAccagcctgctggatgaagttgTTGACCAGCCTCGCTCTGTGAGGTGTCGCGTTATCGTCCTGGAACACAGCCTGCGCACCAATCTGGTGTGGGGCGGGTAGATCCAAACGGGACAACCTGGCGATGAGCTGCTGTCAGTCATGGCCGTACAGCTGGACGACGTGATCGCAGGCCAACTTAGTGCAGGCGTTTGCGGATGGTTTTCGTGCTGACGTTGGTGTTTGTTGCCACCCTCAGCTCTCCCTGATGATGTTTGCAGTGGTGTCTCGCTGCTGCAGAGCTTGTCTTCTGATGAAGCGATCTTCACGCTGTGTTGTCTTCTTAGGCCGTCctgacctgggcctctccagaacgctgttggtggcctggaacttctgatgcagcctgaccacgacagaatgggacactccaagtcgtctgcccacttctcgcttgcttacgccgtcttgcagccatgcgatggcccgggctttgttgaagttggtcacctttcgtctgggaggcatagtgagaagatggtggctagcagaaaatcgcggggctataaagcctaactggtgacaacagttcactctcAACACATCCTCCCTGCACGTGCATAACGAATTTTTCATCTTTCCCGCCCAGGCTTGCCCACGCGCCAGCGTAAAAATGGTCCACTTTTTGCAGTTTGGCAGTTTCGTTCCCTAGCCAGGCCTCCGTGGATCCCGAGCAagtttcctgctaacacagcattgCTCACCCACTGTTGTGTAAGGCCTGACAGCCATTTGGTTTCATAAACTTAGGAACAAGGAGTTTGGCACAGATGAAGTCAGCTGGTTTTTTCAAGGGCGGTACCTAACTTTTGCCTTTGAGTATATATACTTTATTGATCCCAAACTTGAAATGTAAATGTTGCATTATATATAGCCAtgactgtgcgtgtgtgtgtgtgtgtgtatttatgtttgtGAGTGTCTTTATAAATTAAggtttcccgcagtggggcactgcggttatgaaattaaaggcccctcctgtttttggaaccgcaggagctttctagtttgctgttaggtagatttttggttcctctttcctgtcatgctctctttttcttcatgaattcttttcttttttctgccttcttgctcattcacctgtattttttccaaaaatctcttctcttgccgcttgtctcgcgattcatgtatagtttaatctgttagtgttctgatgtaagtccagcagtagataggttaagcctattttaacatactggaaactggtaatcttccagtaggtattaatttagttttactaaagcctgctgggacacaagtaatgggttagtgcatttgtaaacaggaatcgcttgacaagtggcccccttcatcccccccttcctcgtcctgatatggctctgcgtagtcggctggacgttaagcaacaaataaacaaacaaacaaacaaattaaggTTATAGTTTTTGTCTCGATATATATGCAGAAACAACTAGGAGGTTTTATTGAATTTTAGGTGCATCAGTTTGTAGTGTCCGCTGTAGATGAGATGACATTGTCCACATATGTGCAGATGGCTGATCGAAGTGAACGCTTCCCCTTCCCTTACTGCCAGCAATCATGACGACTATAATCTGAAGTTTGGGTTGCTCAATGATGTCCTCAATGTCTTGGACATGGAAAACAGGTAAGGTGCAGTTTTACACAGTCTGTTAAAGGTGAAAGAGGAGATACTTACCAGTAATTTGCAGTTTACTTGTGCTATATTGTTAGATTTGTCTACATTTTAATTAGTACAAAAGAGGATAAATATCAGTCTTTGTGTGTTGTTAGTTGATTGGCTGATTTGTTGGGTAAGATTGATCTGGTTTGGTAGTGTTGGTTTGGTGCCCAAGCAAGTTGGCTGCTTGCTTGCATGCTAATTAAGTTGGTTTCAATATTACCTCAAGTATGGCTGTCAACACTGGTTGATTCTCTCTGAAAAAAATGGTCCGCAGTGAATTTGTGTTTAGTAGCTTTTCTACAATACTCCAGTGTGAAATTTTAAAACATTGTAAAGTTTCTGAAAGCTGCATGTTCGCTTGGAAGTGGAATATACGAATtgcgaaaataactctgttgtgtttgtatgggttgtggaagagtgaatacccatgtgtttcctctgacaaacatgggaggggccaatcactagtgagAGGTGTGTCAGAAAAACGTGCTCCTGTCCAAGGGTATTAACCCTTCCACAACCCATATACAAACCCGGCCAATGCACCTGAAATAAATTGCTCTAAGAGGCATTTTACTTTCAAACTATTGTAATTGTAGCAAGCATAACaatgaatgatgatgatgttacAGGCTGACAGGCAAGGAGCGTCGCATAGGTCTGTTTGACTTACTGTGGGATGACGGCGCCGTCATTCTCGATGACAGCATCACCAGCGACTACGTCAACAACTTTGCTACATCCCTCAACGCATTTCTAGGTCTGTaatatacagtgtgtgtgtgtgtgtgtgtgtgtgtgtgtgtgtgtgtgtgtgtgtgtgtgtgtgtgtgtgtgcgcgtgtgtgtgtgtgtgtgtgtgtgtgtgtgtgtgtgtgtgtgtgtgtgtgtgtgtgtgtgtgtgtgcgtgtgtgagtgtgtgtacatgcatgtgcAATGATTCATGTAGCTAGCAGAAGATGAGTATAGCCAGAGTATACAATCAAACTGTTCACTGAAACCCAAGTCACCGTGGTTGAATTATCTGTCGCGAAGACACTCCTATGAAATAAAACTCTTTTCTCCATTTGTACAGGTTGCAAGGAAGACAGGAAGGACAACCTGAGGCAGGTGTTCCAAACAGCACAGGCATTGAAGAAAGTTCCATAGGGCTGAGCACCTGTGCACTCTCCTTAGACTATGTTATTTTGTATTCAGCCTCAGCTTTTTCTGTGCTAGTGGAGTAaatctgtgtctgtgagagAAATAGGCAATCTCTTCTTTACACAGTGAACTGCTTGTTATTCAGTGGACATTTCATTTTAACCCTTTGCCTCCCGTGCAATGGAGAAATTACTCCATCATTTTTCCTAATTATAAAAATGGTAGCAAAGTAACCACTGCAAGTTTTCCGAAGTTATTAACTTTGAAACCCGGCAGGAAGTaggaagaaagagaaacagatacGTGTCAAAGGTGGCACTGTGTATAACAGGCGTTTACTGGCGATCCAGGATCTGTATATTTGGCGCTCGGAGAGGCATTGGGTTAAACAACTCATACGTTACAAGTGTTCATTTGGAATTGAATGTAACATGATGCATCCCCTCaaaggagtttattgttattattttttctgGTTTATTTTAATTGCCCTGATTTATGATAGGTAGGAATAATATGGACCCTgaatttcattttcattcatTTCTTCGTTAATTTGCAAAACTAATACatcattctttttttctcaacCTAACTTCCAGTTTTCTTCCCAGCAAACTCGCTTTTCGTTTGTCCTTTTTCCATTTGCTTTTTTAAATGATGCAGATTTGTATGTGGAATATAGACACTGTGGAATCATTGACTGTGTGAACTGCAATGACACGCACAGTTTTGATCTCATTGTATCACTTTGGTAGAAACTGAAACACTTCCTTTTTGCATGGTTCTTACAAAGAAGAAACGACTACAGAAAGCTGTTTTCATGTTCCTCTTTTGTAGTAGTAGGCGTTATTTTTTTGCAGACATTTTTGCGTTTTATTTCAGTTTCGGAAAAACACATTTGACAAAagaatgttatgttatatgaagtcttatatcgcgcgcgtatctccagactcggactcaaggcgcagggatctatttttgccgtgtgagataaaaacaaaaacagcctTAAATTAGCAGTTTAGAACCACTGGAACTGACCAagtacttcaatcaatcaatatgatgcttatatcgcgcgtattccgtgggtacagttctaagcgcagggatttatttttaaatttttttatttttattttatgcaatttatatcacgcacatattcaaggcgcagggatttttatttatgccgtgtgagatggaatttttttttacacaatacatcacgcattcacatcggccagcagatcgcagccattttggcgcatatcctacttttcacggcctattattccaagtcacacgggtattttggtggacatttttatctatgcctatacaattttgccaggaaagacccttttgtcaatcgtgggatctttaacgtgcacaccccaatgtggtgtacacgaagggacctcggtttttcgtctcatccgaaagacaagcacttgaacccaccacctaggttaggaaaggggggagaaaattgctaacgccctgacccagggtcgaactcacaacctctcgcttccgagcgcaagtgcgttaccactcggccacccagtccttattaTGTCTGACTTTCATGATGCAGAAAGATTGCTGCATGTCAGATTCACACCAAAGACCAAACGATATagactctctgtgtgtgtgtgtttgtgtgtgtgtgtgtgtgtgtgtgtttgtgcatgcatgcatgtttgtgtgtgtgtatgtgttagtgtgtgtgtgtgtgcacgcatgtgggtgtgttgtgtgtgtgtttgtgcatgcgtgtgtgtgtgtttgtgtgtgtgtgtgtgtgtgtgtaacttgcTGCAACATGAATGTaagaacattgtttctgtttttcaaTTTGTTGTCAACAGGTATGAAGTATTCAAAGGCAGCAAATACATGTAGTGATTTTGTTGTTCTCTCCATGAAATTGTGTAATGTAAATGAAAACAATGAACAAGGCACAAGTGATACAAATAATATGGTTGCATAGTACTCTGGGAGTGAAACAAAGGCATGGAGAAATAGTATTATACATGCACTTGCCAAAGCAACCCTCGCCTACCACCCTGCACTCGcccctccctatctctcaccccccccccccccccgggcccccccccccaaaaaaaaggccTACAGAATACTGACTCAGAatagttttctttttctttccacTGACATTAAACATAGTTTTCAATGTACATGTATAAGTGTATTAGTATTAGTGTAAATGAGTTGTCCTTGTAAAGACTCTGGGAAATACTTGAACTGTTAACTATATTAATAATTATGATTACGGCATGCAATATGTGTTTCACTGAGTGACATAGAGTAAACGTGTCATGCCACAGTATAGTTTATATTTTTAACACTCAGTTTGACATCTGAAGAGTTAAACTGATTATTTTAACTAATATCTGTTGCTAAGTCTGTTTTTGAAACATGTTTGTATAATCAGATGCACGACGGTTCTGGTATTATAAATTGTTCTGCCATTAAGTATAAAGAGCATTATTAATTtgtattgatgtgtgtgtgtgtgtgtgtgtgtgtgtgtgtgtgtgtgtgtgtgtgtgtgtgtgtgtgtgtgtttgagaaagAGAACAtggtgatttgtgtgtgtgtgtatgtgtgaatcaACATAGGGCCTATATAGGCCTACACATGTAGTGCACAAAATATAAAGCACACACTGCCACCAATTCTCCAATAAATGCGAGCACCACCCCCTCCCGCGCCTCCACCATATCCCACCCCCAACCAGACCCCCGCTCCACCTGTTAACTTTTCACGTGCTGACACGAACAAGACAACGTCATAACGAAAACCTATAGTTGCTGAGCGTGGCATGATTGTCAGAAACATTTTGCATCTGACTTTTTCTGTCGTCCCTTTTCTCTTGCAGGCCTCAAATCTCTCGGAGCTATGTGAAAAAAGCCCCACTGACATATAACACCTGGGTGTAGAAACTGACGAAGAAAAACGTGACGTGCAGTGTGGTGCACAAAACGCTGTAATGTGCACTGTCACTCACAGACACGGGGAAatagggtcaaacacggtgctgccgctttgttgttgtagtgtattgctgttgttttcttGTCGGCTGCACTGAAAGACACCCGACGCAACCCCTTTCTTTTCTTATAATCACTGGGTGTCAActttgctcccccccccccccccggccccgcTTCGAACTCACCGTCCACTCTTATATTCCCAGCCACCATCACCCCATCGATCCCAAAAcatactacccccccccccccctccccattcaaCCAGCATGCCCTATGCCCTGTGTGTAAGAAAATAACCAAAACGCCTGTaaaggacacacacactcagaccgacacacacacactgacacacacacacactcacacacgtgaCACGCACAATTCTGTTTGTACCCGCAAGTAAACCAATAAAGTTGTATTGTACACACACCCTCGCACACATCAAAGGAGTAATATTGTTTCATCAAGGTAAcatcaaccaaaaacaacagaaTACCACAAACAGAGAAACGGGAATGTATGGTATGATCAATatacaaaacaagaagagcaaacgctcgatcgagtcactttcgcagttctgaatattatatgaggcatcagatggacaggaagaaattgctattcacaacacaatgagtcacgttcacataaaatttgagcccggtcacttttatagtttccgagaaaagcccaacgttaagttgtgtgttgccgaacagaaaaggctagttatctcccttgtttttctgataacgttcgtaaaaggctacagatgtaaatactttgatgtaaagaataatcctacaaagtttcaatcacatccgatgaactttgtcaaagatataaaatgtctaatttttcctttgacgctgacctgtgaccttgaaaaaggtcaaaggtcaacgaaatcatcgttaaagtgtagaggtcattggaggtcacgactaaacaaaatatgagcccgatcgctttgatagtttccgagaaaagatataaaatgtctaatttttcctttgacgctgacctgtgaccttgaaaaaggtcaaaggtcaacgaaaccatcgttaaagtgtagaggtcattggaggtcacgactaaacaaaatatgagcccgatcgctttgatagtttccgagaaaagtccaacgttaaggtggtgtctacggacggacggccggccgtccggacggacggccggccggacagactaacactgaccgattacatagagtcactttttctcaagtgactcaaaaactaaaATATAAAGCAATACCATTTTTTTGCTAAACTCTTGTAAACGATGTACAACCCCTATCGCATTTGGCGGCAATCAACTTGGGCCACCTTTGTCTTACCAGGACGGGCTATATCGTAAACAGGAatgcttctatatatatatatacgactagtgtctgtctgtctgtctgtgtgtctgtgcgcgacgcgcggccaaggttctcgatggatctgtttcaaatttggtgatcatattcaggtacaccctggacacaacctggtcgatgagatatttcaacacgtgctcgcagtgcgcgctgaaccgattttgttttttttggtctggatccactaccagtaactcttccttatcttctccagtgttttcagccgcgattatctcccttcttccgtgtggcgtcaatccatattcccgttactacgttactatttttagaaggtcactgcacgttactatttttagaaggtctccagtgttttgcgcgtttatctcctttccttcgtgcgccggcaaagccggcgtacacccggctttgccgggtcccaggcgcagcctggtattcggctctacttcttcccggcgaagccggtacccggcgaagcgggtaatcatctagtttgtTATAAGTGTTCAAaagcgacaaacaaacaaaaatagaacacaaatacaaaatacaacacaacaaaacaataaatggCCAGCTCAGAAAGACTGTAGGAATTCATAAACTTAAATTCAGACACCCAAATCAAGAATGTCAATCAACATCGAGGTTTTGCTGGATGCAAAAATACAAATTCGATCGTAACCAGGAATAATTGTTCAAAAACGGATGTTTGTGAGATTGTCATTCGCATTTTCCGGGATCCCCTGTT carries:
- the LOC138966366 gene encoding probable tubulin polyglutamylase TTLL9; this translates as MPRIPVKVKEKGIGDRLIRFRCGLQNTILDVLKARPGWQEVVGDGDPDFFWCEVHWMKDTFDHAYLEEHVKLNHFRNHYELTRKNLMVKNLKRLRRALERESGKLEAQKCDFFPSTYELPSEYHIFVDEYRRNPGFIWIMKPIARSQGKGIFLFKRLKDITDWKKGTEYLPNSDQTKEVPETYVVQRYIENPYLIGGRKFDIRIYVLVTSYTPLRVWLYRSGFARFSNTRFSLESIENSYVHLTNVAVQKTAPDYDPEKGCKWSLQQLRMYLTAKHGVENVEQLFKDINEIFIYSLQSCQRVIINDKHCFELYGYDILIDANLKPWLIEVNASPSLTASNHDDYNLKFGLLNDVLNVLDMENRLTGKERRIGLFDLLWDDGAVILDDSITSDYVNNFATSLNAFLGCKEDRKDNLRQVFQTAQALKKVP